One window of Nostoc sp. C052 genomic DNA carries:
- a CDS encoding response regulator, whose protein sequence is MDNHQVRLPKANILVVDDIPDNLRLLSAMLTQLGYEIRRVINGSTALKTAQAAPPDLILLDIMMPEMNGYEVCQHLKASERTRDIPVIFISALDEVFDKVKAFAVGGVDYITKPFSEEEVFARVENNLTIRRLQKQLIEQNILLQQEICDRKKAESALRLSQFYLDRFKDSIFFVNSNAQFVYVNEAACCILGYSREQLLSMTVHDIDPNFPAQTWHSQWQKLKYQESSSFESIHRTQDGRNLPVKISFSHLEFKEQQYLCTSAYYLTNPDLSN, encoded by the coding sequence ATGGATAACCATCAAGTTCGGCTACCAAAAGCAAATATTCTTGTTGTTGATGATATACCCGACAACCTGCGACTTCTATCGGCCATGCTAACCCAGTTGGGGTATGAAATTCGGAGAGTAATTAATGGTTCAACAGCTTTAAAAACAGCACAAGCTGCACCGCCAGATTTAATTTTACTTGATATCATGATGCCAGAAATGAATGGCTATGAAGTCTGTCAACATTTGAAAGCTTCGGAGAGGACCCGCGACATTCCAGTAATTTTTATCAGTGCTTTGGATGAAGTATTTGACAAAGTTAAAGCTTTTGCAGTCGGTGGGGTAGATTACATTACCAAACCGTTTAGTGAAGAAGAGGTTTTTGCTCGCGTAGAAAATAACTTGACTATCCGCAGGCTACAAAAACAACTCATTGAGCAAAATATACTTTTGCAGCAAGAAATTTGCGATCGCAAAAAAGCAGAATCAGCACTACGGTTAAGCCAATTTTATTTAGACAGGTTTAAAGATTCAATTTTTTTTGTTAACTCAAATGCCCAGTTTGTTTATGTAAATGAAGCCGCTTGTTGTATTTTAGGCTATTCTCGCGAACAATTGCTGAGTATGACTGTTCATGATATCGATCCAAATTTCCCCGCCCAAACTTGGCACTCACAATGGCAGAAACTTAAATACCAAGAGTCTTCTAGTTTTGAATCTATTCACCGAACTCAAGATGGTCGGAATCTACCTGTGAAAATAAGCTTTAGTCATCTAGAGTTCAAAGAGCAGCAATATTTATGTACTAGTGCTTACTATCTCACTAACCCGGACTTATCCAATTAG
- a CDS encoding ATP-binding protein has protein sequence MKFWNQHLTTKVASSFLFLSLVTVGVVGGFAFINARDALKEAAFEKLNAAATLKEEEITRWFEDQQRDFLLVIQFPDVQNNFQILLNSKASDKDRRNAYKVLSNYLKNMAKIKPSLGEISLVDRSSRIILSTNKQREGQYEISANITYIEQIQPGNSFAPIFYVSSITRKPSVTFATPLRDGAMVRQGVLLADLNLDRIDQIVRERTGLGNSGETYLVGSLVTKNAFISKNKDKTLDFSKGVSSQGIDAAMSGISDQGLYPNYSGVLVIGVYRWLNDQDLALMVEMSQEEAFAPARRLAGTIMLVGFLSMGFLLIGVSWLTRQLKISGEQLENYSQRLEIKAKEAETANRAKSEFLANMSHELRTPLNSILGFTQLMIRDSFINSSQLEHLEIINRSGEHLLTLINNVLSMSKIESGLTTLNNNSFDLYTLLDSIEEMFKLKAKSKGLQMIFERRPEVPKYVHTDESKLRQILINLLGNAVKFTQEGGVSLRVRIKEESKLQQQEEEETRKSSHPSFFWLNFEVEDTGLGIAPAEIEQLFKPFVQTETGRKSQQGTGLGLSISQQFVYLMGGSITVNSVLDQGTIFSFDLQVSLVEVGEAPIRQLKRRVISLEPNQPKYRILVVEDKWENRQLLVKMLISLGFEVYQAANGQEGITLWETWEPHLIWMDMRMPVMDGYEATKQIKTHLKGQATVIIALTASAFDEERLVVLSSGCNDFVRKPFREEVILNMMSKYLGVRYVYEQEPIQQDQFADNSDLKLFSLEKILDRMPTEWVKQLHQAALCTDEKLIFRLLEQIPEESALLANTLSDWVNNFRIDKVIDLTQR, from the coding sequence ATGAAGTTTTGGAATCAGCACTTAACTACTAAAGTTGCCAGTTCCTTCTTATTCCTATCTTTAGTAACTGTAGGCGTAGTGGGAGGATTTGCTTTCATCAATGCAAGGGATGCATTGAAGGAAGCTGCTTTTGAAAAACTTAATGCTGCTGCCACTCTTAAAGAAGAAGAAATTACCCGTTGGTTTGAAGACCAACAACGAGACTTTCTCTTAGTTATTCAGTTTCCAGATGTACAAAATAATTTTCAAATACTTTTAAATTCTAAAGCCTCCGATAAAGATCGTCGGAATGCTTATAAAGTTCTCTCGAATTATCTCAAAAATATGGCTAAAATCAAGCCAAGTCTGGGAGAAATTTCTCTTGTTGACCGTAGCAGTCGGATTATTTTATCTACTAATAAGCAGCGTGAAGGTCAATATGAAATTTCAGCTAATATCACCTATATTGAACAGATTCAACCAGGAAATTCTTTTGCCCCCATTTTCTATGTCTCATCAATCACTCGCAAACCATCAGTTACTTTTGCAACACCTCTACGTGATGGCGCAATGGTACGCCAAGGTGTTCTCTTAGCTGATTTAAATTTAGATCGTATAGATCAGATTGTACGAGAACGTACAGGCTTAGGTAATAGTGGCGAAACTTATTTGGTTGGTTCTTTAGTAACCAAAAATGCTTTTATTTCTAAAAATAAAGATAAAACACTCGACTTTTCTAAAGGAGTTAGTAGCCAAGGTATTGATGCAGCAATGAGTGGCATTAGTGACCAAGGACTTTATCCAAACTATAGCGGAGTGCTAGTAATTGGGGTATATCGCTGGCTTAATGACCAAGACCTTGCCTTAATGGTAGAAATGAGCCAAGAAGAAGCCTTTGCACCGGCTCGCCGATTAGCAGGAACGATTATGTTAGTGGGATTCTTATCAATGGGATTTCTATTGATTGGAGTGTCTTGGCTAACGCGGCAGTTAAAAATCTCTGGCGAACAGTTAGAGAATTATAGCCAGAGATTGGAGATAAAAGCTAAAGAAGCTGAAACTGCCAACCGTGCCAAAAGTGAATTTCTGGCAAACATGAGTCACGAACTTCGGACTCCCCTGAATAGCATCCTTGGTTTTACTCAGTTAATGATTCGTGATTCTTTTATAAATTCTTCTCAGTTGGAACATTTAGAAATTATTAATCGCAGTGGAGAACATTTGCTGACCTTGATTAATAATGTGTTGTCAATGTCAAAAATTGAGTCTGGTTTAACGACACTGAACAATAATAGCTTTGATTTGTATACTCTACTAGACTCAATTGAAGAGATGTTTAAACTCAAAGCAAAATCTAAAGGTTTACAGATGATATTTGAGCGGAGACCAGAAGTTCCTAAATATGTGCATACCGATGAAAGTAAATTGCGTCAAATATTGATTAATCTTCTTGGTAATGCTGTGAAATTTACTCAAGAAGGCGGTGTTAGTTTGCGAGTGAGGATAAAAGAAGAAAGTAAACTACAGCAACAAGAAGAGGAAGAAACAAGAAAAAGCTCTCACCCCTCATTTTTCTGGCTTAATTTTGAAGTCGAAGACACTGGATTAGGGATTGCACCTGCTGAAATTGAACAGTTATTTAAGCCCTTTGTGCAAACAGAAACAGGTCGGAAATCTCAGCAAGGAACAGGTTTGGGTCTAAGCATTAGTCAACAATTTGTGTATCTAATGGGTGGAAGTATTACTGTTAACAGTGTTTTGGATCAAGGAACGATTTTTTCTTTTGATCTCCAGGTTAGCCTCGTAGAAGTAGGTGAAGCTCCGATTCGACAGTTAAAAAGACGAGTAATTAGTCTAGAGCCTAATCAACCAAAATACCGAATTTTAGTAGTTGAAGATAAATGGGAAAATCGCCAACTCCTAGTCAAGATGCTAATATCCCTTGGCTTTGAGGTATATCAGGCTGCAAATGGTCAAGAAGGAATAACCCTTTGGGAAACCTGGGAACCACACCTGATTTGGATGGATATGCGGATGCCTGTGATGGATGGGTATGAAGCAACTAAGCAGATTAAAACGCATTTAAAGGGTCAGGCTACTGTCATTATTGCTCTAACTGCTAGTGCTTTTGACGAGGAACGGCTTGTGGTTTTATCGTCAGGCTGTAACGATTTTGTGCGTAAGCCGTTCCGAGAGGAAGTAATCTTGAATATGATGTCTAAATATTTGGGGGTGCGTTATGTATATGAACAAGAACCCATTCAACAAGACCAATTTGCAGACAATTCAGACCTGAAACTTTTCTCATTAGAAAAGATTTTAGATCGGATGCCTACTGAGTGGGTGAAACAGCTACACCAAGCGGCACTGTGTACCGATGAAAAGCTCATTTTTAGACTGCTTGAGCAAATTCCTGAAGAATCTGCTCTTTTGGCAAACACTCTGTCTGATTGGGTTAATAACTTTCGGATTGATAAGGTTATTGATTTAACACAACGGTAA
- a CDS encoding alpha-2-macroglobulin, with amino-acid sequence MTGCNFFGINSTKEQLPVVSPIIPPKLPDWIEQISPIGDAKPLNQIRIRFKEALIPVESLDSPEQQQLLQKFALWPPLPGQFRFLTPRMVGFQADKALPIATRFQVTLKAGLADLKNHRLDKDLPWTFNTESINLTNLPGVNPIEKADIEPIDLQQKLQFTSNVELDLNSVQEHLQLIPEEKNNGIGFKVELNKEEKPLKNEEDPLEKFDPSARNWIYNLIPQENLEKATRYRLVFSPGIRPAYGNLPTEKEFATKLATYSPLAFQKINFYGQPDSGGTFGRFLKGSPQLEFNNVLLPDSAKENITINPAPKDIARIIQINDEDKIVGINPYALEPAKTYTITIGGNLKDKFGQTLGKPLTLKYDTGDLAGDIWVPSDLNIFPTSKDLQLNISMGNLPESKYKAAYRVVKPTDLVYFNNGSDLLPQPSEWQSFQVSGKKNQSVDIAVPLREKINAATGMLAYGVQARTNKYQENGKELWREPTTYGLVELTNLGVFTQWFPESGLIRVNHLTDGSPVKTAVVEIYQSKLQAKSRPEAVPCATGKTDDNGIFRIVREGLQQCYSGNESSSKSPQLLVIARENQDWAFARTEEYSGVYGYGIDAGWQDAKPESRGVIFSDRQLYQPGEKAWLTGFADFLQNGTIQQDKNAAYQLTLVNPDGQKTGLGTQTTNEFGTFSLELPIKNTQRLGYYTIQAKGKNGQEISGEFRVAEFKPPNFKVELNLDKEFALIDEKVNINATSNYLFGAPVEGGEAKYFITRQQANFVPKGWEEFTFGRQWLWPEETPSISSDVLQTNAQLDANGKSSQTVNVVNDLPYPMTYQVDVQVADVSNLSVANSKTFTALPSNRLIGLKSNFIADAGKAFPIEVIVTDPTGKPITGQRVRVELQQIKYSSVTQLVEGSRTPKNQVEYKTVGQAEITSASNPQSVNLTAPESASYRIRVNFSDAKSELSATDLQIWATGGNSVFWGSKEKDVLEVKLDKKEFKPGETATALIQSPYPEAELYFAVIKDKPLYQQIIKVQGGAPQIQFQVTPEMLPNAAIEAVLVRQGKPINQVEAGSLDNLVKIGFTPFKVKLEDKYLKLQVKPVQASLEPGAEETVQLELKDNQGNPTKGQFTVMVVNEAVLQLSGYRPPDLVDTVYAEQTISTRFNDNRADVILQAQDVAKPKGWGYGGGFSTGAANTRTRTDFQALAYYNGSVLTDANGNAQITFKLPDDLTTWRVMAVATDGNLRFGNGDATFITTKPLLTNAILPQFARPGDRILAGLSVTNNTGNPGNLSINGELSGTVKFADKNPTATSLQTKAESATHAYRFPMVADSVGVGKVRFTTQLNGTAADAFEVPLEIKPIEITEQVVETGVIPPTPLTKGGDNVKIPLNVDKNTFPDAGGLDIQLASTLITEIKAPAKQVLEDDDLPFTEPAASQLIIAANLQTISQKYGQTFAEFNPSQQASQAIEKLQKLQIADGGFAAFPGQEKSDPWVSSYAGESLAKASQVFPNLVDSAMVSRLKAYLQKVLANPGEYDFCKQILCKRQLQFNALISLAELGDKRNTFLADIYEQRNNFDVVTQIKLARYLSQFPEWQDESQQLVNKLQQNIYETGRTAVVSLPGNWGWMSSSTTTQAQALRLFIAKQSKPEVIDKLFQSLLALRRDGTWQTNYNNAQALTALVEYSQLQPTPPNFFATVELAGNKLGENRFNGYQNPSLQLNVPMNKLPRGRNDLTLQKSGNGTLHYLVAYNYRLQGNQPGRFNGLRITREISQVNQEKVLQKTGLYAFDKPLTLASGQVFDIGLEIIADHPVDHLVIKDPLPSGFEAVDASFQTATAALQAKADSWELGFKNVYRDRIIAYTDHLEPGVYSLHYLVRSVTPGTFSWPGAEVHLQYAPEEFGRTAESKLVVEDKS; translated from the coding sequence ATGACCGGGTGTAACTTCTTTGGTATCAACTCAACCAAAGAACAACTCCCAGTAGTCTCTCCAATCATACCACCAAAATTACCAGACTGGATTGAACAAATTAGTCCCATTGGGGATGCCAAACCTCTTAACCAAATCCGCATCCGTTTTAAAGAAGCTTTAATCCCAGTTGAAAGCCTTGATAGCCCAGAACAGCAACAATTATTACAAAAATTTGCCCTTTGGCCGCCTTTACCCGGTCAATTTCGCTTTTTAACACCGCGTATGGTGGGTTTTCAAGCTGATAAAGCCTTGCCAATAGCGACAAGATTTCAAGTCACCCTCAAAGCGGGTTTAGCAGACTTAAAAAATCATCGCCTAGATAAAGATTTACCTTGGACTTTCAATACCGAATCTATCAACCTGACCAATTTACCCGGTGTCAATCCCATTGAAAAAGCTGATATTGAACCAATTGATTTACAACAGAAGTTACAGTTTACTTCCAATGTCGAATTAGATTTAAATTCTGTACAAGAACATTTACAGTTAATCCCTGAAGAAAAAAACAATGGTATAGGTTTCAAAGTCGAATTAAACAAAGAAGAAAAACCATTAAAAAATGAAGAAGACCCTTTAGAAAAATTTGACCCTTCAGCACGCAATTGGATTTATAACCTCATCCCCCAAGAAAATCTCGAAAAAGCAACCCGTTATCGCCTGGTATTTTCTCCTGGAATACGCCCAGCTTATGGCAATCTACCGACAGAGAAAGAATTTGCTACTAAGTTAGCAACTTATTCGCCTTTGGCGTTTCAGAAAATTAACTTTTACGGACAGCCAGATTCAGGGGGAACTTTTGGAAGATTTCTCAAAGGTAGTCCGCAGCTAGAATTTAATAATGTTTTATTGCCAGATTCAGCTAAAGAAAATATTACAATTAATCCCGCACCAAAAGATATTGCGAGAATTATCCAAATCAATGATGAAGATAAAATTGTCGGCATCAATCCTTATGCGCTAGAACCTGCCAAGACTTATACAATTACTATCGGCGGGAATCTCAAAGATAAATTTGGGCAGACTTTGGGTAAACCTCTAACACTTAAATATGATACTGGAGATTTAGCTGGGGATATCTGGGTGCCATCAGATTTGAATATTTTCCCCACAAGTAAAGATTTACAGCTAAATATTAGTATGGGAAATCTGCCAGAATCTAAATATAAAGCCGCTTATCGAGTAGTTAAGCCGACAGATTTAGTTTATTTTAATAATGGTAGTGATTTATTACCACAACCTTCTGAATGGCAAAGCTTTCAGGTATCAGGTAAAAAAAATCAATCAGTTGATATTGCTGTTCCTCTGCGGGAAAAAATTAATGCAGCTACGGGAATGTTAGCTTATGGAGTCCAAGCCCGCACGAATAAATATCAGGAGAATGGTAAAGAACTGTGGCGAGAACCTACGACTTATGGCTTAGTTGAATTGACAAATTTGGGCGTATTTACGCAGTGGTTTCCTGAGTCAGGGTTAATTCGCGTCAATCATCTTACAGATGGTTCACCAGTTAAAACGGCTGTTGTTGAAATTTATCAATCAAAGTTACAAGCAAAATCTCGCCCCGAAGCAGTACCTTGTGCAACTGGTAAAACTGATGACAATGGAATTTTCAGAATTGTTCGTGAAGGATTACAGCAATGTTATTCTGGGAATGAAAGCTCTAGTAAATCACCACAACTATTAGTAATTGCCCGTGAAAATCAAGATTGGGCATTCGCTAGAACTGAAGAATACAGCGGCGTTTATGGCTATGGTATTGATGCAGGTTGGCAAGATGCTAAACCTGAATCACGTGGGGTAATTTTTTCGGATAGACAATTGTATCAACCAGGTGAAAAAGCTTGGTTGACTGGTTTCGCAGACTTCTTACAAAATGGCACAATTCAGCAAGATAAAAATGCTGCTTACCAATTAACTTTGGTAAATCCTGATGGGCAAAAAACCGGCTTAGGAACACAAACCACAAATGAATTTGGCACATTTTCTCTAGAATTGCCAATCAAAAATACTCAGCGCTTAGGCTACTATACAATCCAGGCGAAGGGCAAGAATGGACAAGAAATTTCTGGAGAGTTTCGGGTAGCTGAGTTTAAGCCACCGAATTTTAAAGTCGAACTTAACTTAGATAAAGAATTTGCTCTTATTGACGAGAAAGTTAATATTAATGCTACAAGCAATTATTTGTTTGGCGCACCTGTAGAAGGTGGAGAAGCAAAATATTTTATCACTCGCCAGCAAGCAAATTTTGTTCCTAAAGGTTGGGAAGAATTTACTTTTGGTAGGCAGTGGTTATGGCCAGAGGAAACTCCTAGTATATCTAGTGATGTCTTGCAAACTAATGCCCAGCTAGATGCTAATGGTAAAAGTAGTCAAACTGTGAATGTGGTTAATGATTTACCATATCCTATGACTTATCAGGTGGATGTGCAAGTTGCAGATGTTTCTAATTTGTCTGTAGCCAATTCCAAAACTTTTACCGCTTTACCAAGTAATCGCCTCATCGGGTTAAAAAGTAATTTCATCGCCGATGCTGGCAAGGCTTTTCCCATTGAAGTGATTGTTACTGACCCGACAGGAAAACCGATAACAGGTCAACGGGTGCGGGTAGAATTACAGCAGATTAAATATAGCAGCGTCACGCAATTAGTTGAAGGTAGCCGAACACCAAAAAATCAAGTCGAATATAAAACAGTGGGACAAGCAGAAATTACATCTGCTAGTAACCCGCAATCAGTAAATTTGACAGCACCGGAATCTGCTTCATATCGGATTAGAGTTAATTTTAGCGATGCCAAAAGCGAGTTAAGTGCGACAGATTTACAAATTTGGGCAACTGGAGGAAATTCTGTATTTTGGGGTTCTAAAGAAAAAGATGTCTTAGAAGTTAAGCTAGATAAAAAAGAGTTCAAACCTGGTGAGACTGCTACTGCACTAATTCAATCTCCCTATCCAGAAGCAGAATTGTACTTTGCTGTAATTAAAGACAAACCCCTTTATCAGCAAATTATCAAAGTTCAGGGAGGCGCACCACAAATTCAGTTTCAAGTCACACCAGAAATGCTACCTAATGCAGCCATTGAAGCTGTCTTAGTAAGACAAGGTAAACCCATAAACCAAGTGGAAGCGGGAAGTTTAGATAACTTGGTGAAGATTGGTTTTACACCTTTTAAAGTTAAGTTAGAGGATAAGTATTTAAAACTGCAAGTTAAGCCAGTACAAGCATCATTAGAACCTGGTGCAGAAGAAACAGTACAACTAGAACTGAAGGACAATCAAGGAAACCCCACCAAAGGACAGTTTACAGTCATGGTGGTAAATGAAGCGGTGTTACAACTTTCTGGTTATCGTCCGCCAGATTTGGTAGATACAGTTTATGCAGAACAGACAATTTCTACCCGCTTTAACGATAATCGCGCAGATGTCATATTGCAAGCACAAGATGTAGCTAAACCCAAAGGTTGGGGTTATGGCGGTGGTTTCTCAACTGGTGCAGCCAATACTCGTACTCGCACCGATTTTCAAGCCTTAGCTTACTACAACGGTTCTGTTCTCACCGATGCAAATGGGAATGCACAGATAACCTTTAAATTACCGGATGACTTAACTACATGGCGAGTGATGGCTGTAGCCACCGATGGAAATCTGCGTTTCGGCAATGGGGATGCGACGTTTATAACCACCAAACCACTGCTAACTAATGCCATCTTGCCACAGTTTGCCCGTCCAGGCGATCGCATCCTTGCTGGTTTATCTGTAACTAATAACACCGGGAATCCAGGAAATCTCTCAATTAATGGCGAACTTAGCGGTACTGTGAAGTTTGCTGACAAAAACCCCACAGCGACTTCTTTACAAACCAAAGCTGAATCCGCAACTCACGCTTATCGCTTTCCAATGGTGGCGGATAGTGTGGGAGTTGGGAAAGTTCGGTTTACTACTCAGCTAAATGGTACAGCCGCAGATGCTTTTGAAGTACCCTTGGAAATTAAGCCAATTGAAATTACAGAACAAGTCGTTGAAACTGGTGTAATCCCCCCAACCCCCCTTACGAAAGGGGGGGATAATGTGAAGATTCCCCTGAATGTTGATAAAAATACCTTCCCTGATGCGGGAGGTTTAGATATTCAGTTGGCGAGTACTTTGATAACGGAGATTAAAGCACCAGCCAAGCAGGTTTTAGAAGATGATGATTTGCCGTTTACTGAACCAGCTGCAAGTCAGTTAATAATTGCTGCCAACCTGCAAACTATTTCCCAAAAATACGGTCAAACTTTTGCAGAATTTAATCCTAGCCAACAGGCAAGTCAAGCAATTGAAAAGTTACAAAAACTCCAAATAGCCGATGGTGGTTTTGCAGCTTTCCCTGGACAAGAAAAATCCGACCCTTGGGTTTCTTCCTATGCAGGTGAATCTTTAGCTAAAGCCAGTCAGGTATTCCCGAATTTAGTCGATTCGGCAATGGTATCTCGCTTGAAAGCTTATCTACAAAAAGTTCTAGCAAACCCCGGAGAATACGACTTTTGTAAACAAATACTCTGTAAAAGACAACTGCAATTTAATGCTTTAATCTCTCTAGCAGAATTGGGAGACAAACGCAATACTTTCCTCGCAGATATTTATGAACAGCGCAACAACTTTGATGTAGTAACTCAAATTAAACTAGCGCGATACTTATCTCAATTCCCCGAATGGCAAGATGAATCTCAACAATTAGTCAACAAGCTGCAACAGAATATTTATGAAACTGGTCGCACAGCAGTTGTAAGTTTACCAGGTAATTGGGGATGGATGAGTTCATCTACCACGACGCAAGCGCAAGCTTTACGATTATTTATTGCCAAACAAAGTAAACCCGAAGTTATAGATAAGTTATTCCAAAGTCTTCTGGCATTGCGACGGGATGGTACATGGCAAACTAACTATAATAATGCCCAAGCTTTAACAGCTTTGGTAGAATATAGCCAACTACAACCCACACCACCGAATTTTTTTGCCACAGTAGAATTAGCTGGTAATAAGTTAGGAGAAAATCGCTTTAATGGGTATCAAAATCCTAGTTTACAACTAAATGTGCCGATGAATAAATTACCTCGTGGGCGTAATGATTTAACGCTGCAAAAATCAGGTAATGGCACTTTGCACTATTTGGTTGCTTATAATTATCGCTTGCAAGGCAATCAACCAGGCAGATTTAATGGTCTACGCATAACACGAGAAATTAGTCAAGTAAATCAAGAGAAAGTTTTGCAAAAAACAGGTCTTTATGCTTTCGATAAACCCTTGACTTTAGCCTCTGGACAGGTGTTTGATATTGGTTTAGAAATTATTGCCGATCATCCTGTGGATCATTTGGTGATCAAAGATCCGCTACCATCAGGTTTTGAGGCGGTGGATGCAAGTTTTCAGACTGCTACTGCTGCATTACAAGCAAAAGCCGATAGCTGGGAACTTGGCTTTAAGAATGTGTACCGCGATCGCATTATCGCCTACACCGACCACCTCGAGCCAGGAGTTTATAGCTTGCACTACCTAGTCCGTTCTGTGACTCCTGGGACATTCTCTTGGCCTGGTGCGGAAGTTCACTTGCAATATGCACCAGAAGAATTTGGGCGAACTGCTGAGTCTAAATTGGTGGTTGAAGATAAGTCGTGA
- a CDS encoding ABC transporter substrate-binding protein, whose amino-acid sequence MTFKKKASQIAKAFQNQPQSHYYRKYVFIVLTLSLIIIACTNTSKLKQSSAIHPPTDNTILKIWWDKGFTIDEDEAIQQLVSNWEKQTGNKVKLSFYIGDELPQKARRAIQAGNPPDIMMSYGAERVLNPHLAWEGKLADVTDVIEPIKNLYPEYALQAVNYYNNVAKKRSYYAVPINQATVNIFYWRDLLEKIGRSESDIPKDWDGFWEFWKQVQSDLRTKLQKQDIYGLGFTFSTEASDTYIFFEHILEAYDVQILDFKGKLLLDEQKVRQKIVQALDWYAKFYQQGYVPPDAINWLNPDNNRSLLNRLVVMTPNNTLSIPCTVRQDPDTYRHKLGILKFPNKPNGKPMRYIVTLRQAILFADSQQQKQALNFLAYLMQSQVIGKYLKAAGGCNLPIIKTLWQDPFWQDPTDPHVSTAVKTLTQGSTRLFSYVQNPAYSVVLEENIWGKALNRIIVDKISPEQATNEAIKQIKQIFAQW is encoded by the coding sequence ATGACATTTAAAAAAAAAGCTAGTCAAATTGCTAAAGCCTTTCAAAATCAGCCACAATCTCACTATTATCGCAAATATGTGTTCATCGTCTTGACACTCAGTTTGATAATTATTGCCTGCACTAACACCTCTAAATTAAAACAATCTTCAGCCATCCATCCCCCTACTGACAATACAATTTTAAAAATTTGGTGGGATAAAGGATTTACTATCGATGAAGATGAAGCAATCCAGCAGTTGGTGAGCAACTGGGAAAAACAAACTGGTAATAAAGTCAAGCTTTCCTTCTATATCGGCGATGAGTTACCCCAGAAAGCCCGTAGGGCCATTCAGGCGGGTAATCCACCCGATATCATGATGAGTTACGGCGCAGAGAGAGTCTTGAATCCGCATTTGGCCTGGGAAGGCAAACTGGCGGATGTAACGGATGTAATTGAGCCGATCAAGAATCTTTATCCTGAGTATGCTCTACAAGCTGTTAATTATTATAATAATGTTGCAAAAAAGCGCAGTTACTATGCAGTTCCAATTAACCAGGCAACGGTTAACATTTTTTATTGGCGGGACTTACTAGAAAAAATAGGCCGTAGTGAAAGTGATATCCCCAAAGATTGGGATGGTTTTTGGGAGTTTTGGAAACAGGTGCAGTCTGACTTGCGAACAAAGCTGCAAAAACAGGATATTTATGGATTAGGTTTTACTTTCTCTACTGAAGCCTCAGATACCTACATCTTTTTTGAGCATATTTTAGAGGCATACGATGTGCAAATTCTCGATTTCAAAGGTAAACTCCTACTCGATGAACAAAAGGTCAGACAAAAAATTGTCCAGGCGTTAGATTGGTATGCAAAATTTTACCAACAAGGTTATGTGCCACCAGATGCAATCAATTGGTTAAATCCAGATAATAATCGCAGTTTGCTTAATCGTCTAGTAGTAATGACTCCTAACAACACACTATCAATTCCTTGTACTGTCCGCCAAGATCCCGACACTTATCGTCATAAGCTTGGCATCTTAAAATTTCCCAACAAACCCAACGGTAAGCCAATGCGTTATATAGTGACACTTAGGCAGGCAATTTTGTTTGCCGATTCTCAGCAACAGAAACAAGCTTTGAATTTTCTTGCATATCTTATGCAATCACAGGTGATAGGTAAGTATCTGAAAGCTGCTGGAGGCTGTAATTTACCAATTATAAAAACACTTTGGCAAGACCCATTTTGGCAAGATCCAACCGATCCACATGTTTCAACTGCGGTTAAGACTTTAACACAAGGTTCAACGCGGCTATTTTCTTATGTGCAAAACCCAGCATACAGTGTAGTTTTAGAGGAGAATATTTGGGGGAAAGCTCTTAATCGAATAATTGTAGACAAAATTTCTCCAGAGCAAGCAACTAATGAGGCAATTAAGCAGATAAAGCAAATTTTTGCTCAATGGTAA